Below is a genomic region from Candidatus Binatus sp..
GCGATTCCCGATCAAGACAACGTTGTACGGGATGGTCTCGCCGCGCTTGGCGAGCTTCCAGCCTAAGAACAAATGAGATTCTTCGCTGATCTGTTTCGCATTGAAGTCCCAAAATCTTTGAACAACGCGCACGATCAGATCATTTTCCTGCTTTGTGAACTTGCTGAGATTCGGCAGTCTGCCCACCACAGGTCTCAACTGAGCGAAGCGACCGACGACCAACTTTTGAGTTCGTAGCTCGCCAGCTTTTCTCATCTTTTCCATTACCGGTTTGAGGCGCCGGGGTGCTGGACCTTGTGGCAACGCTTGATACTCTTGGCCGGTAATCGATTGCCCATAAAGCTGATACGACAATACATCAGCGTAGAACAATAATTTATTCAGCTTGACCGCACCGAAGTGGCGATCCTGAACGGACATATCCGAGAGGTGAAGAATCATCTCTCGGAGTTTCTCATCATCCGGTCGCTGTGATCGTGAGCGAGCCATCGCGATTTAGAGCAACTTGGCAAC
It encodes:
- a CDS encoding Panacea domain-containing protein, which gives rise to MILHLSDMSVQDRHFGAVKLNKLLFYADVLSYQLYGQSITGQEYQALPQGPAPRRLKPVMEKMRKAGELRTQKLVVGRFAQLRPVVGRLPNLSKFTKQENDLIVRVVQRFWDFNAKQISEESHLFLGWKLAKRGETIPYNVVLIGNRKPTGAEKRKGRALQKFARETLAGGHR